One region of Phragmites australis chromosome 18, lpPhrAust1.1, whole genome shotgun sequence genomic DNA includes:
- the LOC133898297 gene encoding uncharacterized protein LOC133898297, with the protein MGRKRKELLSSAPWRTGEAAEDDEAARLSREGKVSVTSNPGETPTMNVPRTRHQDLDLAVDDFDEEEIDPELRYSFQRNSRFLKRVFSVDTLVKPLPPVMAYSVSRNVNFFFRIFTQFWDEEGIANAQKSLGLGNEDGSRRMR; encoded by the exons ATGGGGCGGAAGCGGAAGGAGCTGCTGTCGTCGGCGCCGTGGCGGacgggggaggcggcggaggacgacGAGGCGGCCAGGCTGAGCCGCGAGGGGAAGGTCAGCGTCACCAGCAACCCCGGCGAGACGCCCACCATGAACGTGCCCCGCACTAGGCACCAGGACCTCGACCTCGCCGTCGACGACTTCGACGAGGAGGAGATCGACCCCGAGCTGCGCTACTCCTTCCAGCGGAACAGCAGG TTTCTGAAGAGAGTTTTTAGTGTCGACACACTTGTCAAGCCTCTTCCTCCTGTAATGGCATACAGTGTTTCCCGTAATGTAAACTTTTTCTTCCGGATCTTCACACAGTTCTGGG ATGAAGAGGGAATTGCCAATGCACAGAAGTCTCTTGGACTGGGGAATGAGGATGGCTCCCGGCGGATGCGCTGA
- the LOC133898298 gene encoding MADS-box transcription factor 26, producing MARGKVQLRRIENPVHRQVTFCKRRAGLLKKAKELSVLCDAHIGIIIFSAHGKLYDLATTGSMEELIERYKIASADGLQGDGCGDKTMDPKQETMMLQQEINLLQKGLRYISGNRANEHMTVQELNALERYLEIWMYNIRSAKMQMMIQEIQALKSKALSLYMQEGMLKAANEILQEKIVEQSGLLDIGMMVDQQNGHFSTVPMIEEITNPLTILSGYSNCWGSEMGYSF from the exons ATGGCGAGAGGCAAGGTTCAGCTGCGGCGCATCGAGAACCCGGTGCACCGTCAGGTGACCTTCTGCAAGCGCCGCGCCGGGCTGCTCAAGAAGGCGAAGGAGCTCTCCGTGCTCTGTGACGCCCACAtcggcatcatcatcttctccgCACACGGCAAGCTCTACGACCTCGCAACCACCGG AAGCATGGAAGAACTGATCGAGAGGTACAAGATTGCAAGTGCCGACGGCCTGCAGGGTGATGGCTGCGGCGACAAGACAATG GACCCAAAACAGGAAACAATGATGCTGCAGCAAGAAATCAATCTGCTCCAGAAGGGCCTCAG GTACATCTCTGGGAACAGGGCAAATGAGCACATGACTGTTCAAGAACTGAATGCCCTAGAGAGGTACTTAGAGATATGGATGTACAACATCCGCTCTGCAAAG ATGCAGATGATGATTCAAGAGATCCAAGCACTGAAAAGCAAGGCAT TATCTTTGTATATGCAGGAAGGCATGTTGAAAGCTGCTAACGAAATTCTCCAGGAAAAG ATAGTAGAACAGAGTGGTTTGCTCGACATAGGCATGATGGTAGATCAGCAGAATGGGCATTTTAGTACAGTCCCAATGATAGAAGAGATCACTAACCCACTGACTATACTGAGTGGCTATTCTAATTGTTGGGGCTCAGAGATGGGCTATTCCTTCTAA
- the LOC133898296 gene encoding succinate dehydrogenase subunit 6, mitochondrial-like → MGPFKTRLASAGERFLSPTLTRQAQASEPNRDHPDQPQQRPASAAAAAMGIGEHFEGVKQHWARNFAFLDYFKKVYGRAEPLPKWSDADVQEFIASDPVYGPQLKALRESRKFALAGALVGGAHLGGVAFKYSKAPHGVVLATGFGALTGAVLGSEVAEHWYQLYNMDKQGANLRFIYWWEDKVSGQKS, encoded by the exons ATGGGGCCGTTCAAGACGAGGCTTGCCAGCGCCGGAGAGCGATTTTTGTCTCCCACGCTGACAAGGCAAGCGCAGGCATCGGAGCCAAACAGAGACCATCCAGACCAACCCCAACAGAGACcagcctcggcggcggcggcggcgatggggaTCGGGGAGCACTTTGAGGGCGTCAAGCAGCACTGGGCGCGCAACTTCGCCTTCCtcgactacttcaagaaggtcTACGGCCGCGCCGAGCCCCTCCCCAAGTGGTCCGACGCCGACGTCCAAGAGTTCATCGCATCCGACCCAGTCTACGGCCCCCAG cTCAAGGCCCTGCGTGAGTCCAGGAAGTTTGCTCTCGCCGGGGCCCTCGTCGGCGGCGCCCACCTCGGAGGCGTCGCGTTCAAGTACTCCAAGGCGCCGCACG GTGTGGTGTTGGCGACCGGGTTCGGGGCGCTCACCGGCGCCGTGCTGGGATCGGAGGTGGCGGAGCACTGGTACCAGCTCTACAACATGGACAAGCAGGGGGCCAACCTTAGGTTCATCTACTGGTGGGAGGACAAGGTCTCAG GCCAGAAGAGCTGA